In a genomic window of Carassius gibelio isolate Cgi1373 ecotype wild population from Czech Republic chromosome A3, carGib1.2-hapl.c, whole genome shotgun sequence:
- the LOC127945462 gene encoding myocardin-related transcription factor A isoform X5, which translates to MNGSLAKLLQLKLQQRRTREELVNQGIMPPLKSSASFHEQRRSLERARTEDYLKRKIRSRPERSELVRMHILEETSAEPSLQAKQLLLKRARLADDLNDKISQRPGPMELIHKNILPVDSSLKQAIRETEFPKVEVENSSFDEESSDAFSPELTLHQDSPLGQGHLPSPPEIPASENTPKQVPPPPPPPPQLPNTAGPAPQQKLANGTTGHKQAPALQKGGKVGSERPVQRSKKVRENKPKVKKLKYHQYIPPDQKAEREPPPLLDSSYAKLLYQQQLFLQLQIINQQQQNYNYHTILPAPPKSSSDQQPLSTNGSSPSKNDMPPQSTSTNLSGQNQHITAFKTGPLPPNLDELKVAELKQELKLRGLTVSGTKNDLIERLKNFQEQNGASSKTSTPSPPVVGGVSSSTQSTGRSRVVASVPLVTTAERGEAQMTAPQIKQFGSTSSSPPVSPAHSERSSTGMSPDEISSNGDAFGEMVTSPLTQLSLQTSPPLPSTICIKEEPGSWTSPSSCCLGSQSAAPAIDKDQMLQEKDRRIQELTRMLLQKQQLVESLRSQLEGKQVGLPLLPGVTMEAVRVTVKEEVREVIEDSEMVTGPPVFPQAGQMQTQRMAAALEVEQDRQQQLIMQQNQRNLQRQAHQRKRKSQKQQLNQQKQQLAQALTNQQSSPVPSFPVDVLKSTSTPTIVTDRNGNQFLLTLSNQNAEAPARGRRAQSKRLQSTPIMLANKSVTEVLNNNNQSEQPIQTVILKQPIKKALKPDLNMTTNYKSSSCTSISSPANIQPFFSQVESMNDTEAFPSFPNNNNNNEEMCLNLDQHVLLSPPRLCSPIALCHQENGCHQHVDDLFDILIQRGEISENFKASPDPVLERLRPNTPLSSSSSPLSLSRPPDMPFKTFILQPQLPSIKAHINCDTGGGRLEDFLESTTGKPLLGVEPGGPTTLIVDLHNQMLSTPSILDHPRSPMDTCDISFSSHSPSDLIDSAPDPMEWMELGMGGAGGEGPGMVHMNGHESSSLFSTDFLDTSDLNWSSL; encoded by the exons ATGAATGGCAGTCTGGCGaaat TGCTCCAACTAAAACTTCAGCAGAGACGGACTCGAGAAGAGCTGGTTAACCAGGGGATCATGCCAC CGCTGAAAAGTTCTGCATCCTTTCACGAGCAGAGACGAAGTTTAGAACGAGCTCGG ACCGAGGACTACCTGAAGAGAAAGATCCGCAGTCGTCCAGAGAGGTCAGAGCTGGTCAGGATGCACATTCTTGAAG AGACGTCAGCAGAGCCGTCTCTTCAGGCCAAGCAGCTTCTGCTGAAACGAGCTCGACTAGCCGACGATCTGAACGATAAAATCTCCCAGCGGCCCGGTCCGATGGAGCTCATTCACAAAAACATCCTGCCAGTGGACAGCAGCCTCAAACAAGCCATCAGAG AGACTGAGTTTCCAAAAGTAGAAGTGGAGAACTCTTCATTCGACGAGGAAAGCAGTGACGCATTCTCACCAGAGCTGACCCTCCATCAGGACTCTCCCCTCGGCCAAGGACACTTACCTTCCCCCCCTGAGATACCGGCCAGTGAAAACACACCCAAACAG gtcccacctcctcctcctcctcctccacagcTGCCAAACACCGCTGGTCCTGCCCCTCAGCAGAAACTAGCCAATGGGACAACAGGCCACAAGCAAGCTCCTGCACTACAAAAG GGTGGTAAAGTGGGTAGTGAGCGCCCTGTTCAGCGCTCTAAGAAGGTGAGAGAGAACAAACCCAAAGTGAAGAAGCTGAAGTATCACCAGTATATTCCTCCGGACCAGAAAGCCGAGCGTGAGCCTCCACCTCTGCTCGACTCCTCGTATGCCAAACTCCTCTATCAACAGCAGCTCTTCCTCCAGCTGCAGATCATCAACCAACAGCAGCAAAACTACAACTACCACACCATCCTGCCTGCGCCACCCAA GTCATCTTCTGATCAGCAGCCTCTTTCAACCAATGGCTCATCGCCATCCAAAAATGACATGCCTCCTCAATCAACATCCACCAATCTGTCTGGCCAGAATCAGCACATCACTGCATTTAAAACAGGACCTCTGCCTCCCAACCTGGATGAGCTAAAG GTGGCAGAGCTGAAGCAGGAGTTAAAACTGCGGGGCTTAACTGTCTCAGGCACCAAAAATGATCTTATTGAGCGGCTGAAGAATTTTCAGGAGCAGAACGGTGCTTCTTCTAAAACCAGCACACCATCACCCCCTGTAGTGGGAGGAGTCTCTTCCTCCACCCAATCAACAGGCAGGAGCAGGGTGGTTGCTTCCGTCCCATTGGTCACGACTGCAGAAAGGGGTGAAGCTCAGATGACAGCGCCTCAGATAAAGCAGTTTGGCAGCACCAGCTCCTCCCCTCCGGTTTCCCCCGCCCACTCAGAGCGCTCTTCGACTGGAATGAGCCCAGATGAAATAAGCAGTAATGGGGATGCTTTTGGGGAAATG GTGACATCTCCCCTTACCCAGCTCTCCTTGCAAACTTCTCCTCCTCTCCCCTCCACGATCTGCATTAAAGAGGAGCCCGGCAGCTGGACGTCTCCGTCCTCCTGCTGTCTGGGGTCCCAGTCTGCAGCGCCCGCGATAGACAAGGACCAGATGCTGCAGGAGAAGGACCGGCGCATCCAGGAGCTCACACGCATGCTGTTGCAGAAGCAGCAGCTGGTCGAATCTCTGCGCTCGCAGCTGGAGGGCAAACAGGTGGGTCTGCCGCTCCTTCCTGGTGTCACTATGGAGGCGGTCAGGGTGACCGTAAAGGAAGAGGTCAGAGAGGTGATTGAAGACAGCGAGATGGTGACAGGGCCGCCGGTATTCCCACAGGCGGGGCAGATGCAGACGCAGAGGATGGCGGCTGCGCTGGAGGTGGAGCAGGACCGGCAGCAGCAGCTCATAATGCAACAGAATCAGCGCAACCTGCAGCGCCAAGCACATCAGAGGAAGAGGAAATCACAGAAACAACAGCTCAACCAACAAAAACAA cagttggctCAAGCACTTACCAACCAGCAGTCAAGTCCTGTTCCTTCATTCCCAGTGGACGTACTGAAATCAACCTCCACCCCCACCATAGTGACCGACAGAAATGGCAACCAGTTCCTGCTAACACTGTCCAATCAAAACGCAGAGGCGCCTGCCAGAGGACGCCGCGCCCAGAGCAAA agGCTGCAGTCTACACCCATCATGTTAGCCAACAAGTCAGTGACTGAAGTGCTTAACAATAACAACCAATCTGAACAGCCCATACAAACCGTCATTCTGAAACAGCCAATCAAAAAG GCATTAAAGCCAGACCTAAATATGACGACCAATTACAAATCATCCAGCTGCACATCCATCTCATCACCAGCCAATATCCAACCATTCTTCTCTCAAGTGGAATCCATGAACGACACCGAGGCCTTCCCCTCATttcccaacaacaacaacaacaac GAGGAGATGTGTTTGAATTTGGACCAGCATGTTTTGCTCTCTCCTCCCCGCTTGTGTTCGCCCATAGCTCTTTGTCATCAG GAGAATGGCTGTCACCAGCACGTTGATGACCTTTTTGACATCCTAATTCAACGTGGAG AAATCTCAGAGAATTTCAAAGCCAGCCCTGATCCTGTTCTCGAAAGGCTTCGGCCGAACACGCCTCTTTCCTCAAGCTCCTCCCCTCTCAGTCTTTCCCGTCCTCCTGATATGCCCTTCAAAACTTTCATTTTACAACCTCAGCTTCCTTCAATTAAGGCGCACATCAACTGTGACACAGGAGGGGGGCGTCTTGAAGATTTCCTGGAAAGCACTACTGGCAAACCTTTGCTGGGAGTGGAGCCAGGAGGACCGACGACGCTTATTGTTGACCTCCACAACCAAATGCTCAGCACACCGAGTATCCTAGACCACCCACGTTCACCAATGGATACGTGTGACATAAGTTTTTCCAGTCACTCGCCTTCAGATCTGATAGACTCCGCCCCCGATCCAATGGAATGGATGGAGCTCGGAATGGGCGGGGCTGGAGGGGAGGGGCCTGGGATGGTACATATGAATGGACACGAGTCCTCTAGCTTATTTTCCACAGACTTTCTGGACACTTCTGATCTGAATTGGTCCAGCTTATAG
- the LOC127945462 gene encoding myocardin-related transcription factor A isoform X2 has translation MATIWEDSGPGAPTDATGSASSPQSDAVTNELQELSLQPAPNLLPIHERKNVLQLKLQQRRTREELVNQGIMPPLKSSASFHEQRRSLERARTEDYLKRKIRSRPERSELVRMHILEETSAEPSLQAKQLLLKRARLADDLNDKISQRPGPMELIHKNILPVDSSLKQAIRETEFPKVEVENSSFDEESSDAFSPELTLHQDSPLGQGHLPSPPEIPASENTPKQVPPPPPPPPQLPNTAGPAPQQKLANGTTGHKQAPALQKGGKVGSERPVQRSKKVRENKPKVKKLKYHQYIPPDQKAEREPPPLLDSSYAKLLYQQQLFLQLQIINQQQQNYNYHTILPAPPKSSSDQQPLSTNGSSPSKNDMPPQSTSTNLSGQNQHITAFKTGPLPPNLDELKVAELKQELKLRGLTVSGTKNDLIERLKNFQEQNGASSKTSTPSPPVVGGVSSSTQSTGRSRVVASVPLVTTAERGEAQMTAPQIKQFGSTSSSPPVSPAHSERSSTGMSPDEISSNGDAFGEMVTSPLTQLSLQTSPPLPSTICIKEEPGSWTSPSSCCLGSQSAAPAIDKDQMLQEKDRRIQELTRMLLQKQQLVESLRSQLEGKQVGLPLLPGVTMEAVRVTVKEEVREVIEDSEMVTGPPVFPQAGQMQTQRMAAALEVEQDRQQQLIMQQNQRNLQRQAHQRKRKSQKQQLNQQKQLAQALTNQQSSPVPSFPVDVLKSTSTPTIVTDRNGNQFLLTLSNQNAEAPARGRRAQSKRLQSTPIMLANKSVTEVLNNNNQSEQPIQTVILKQPIKKALKPDLNMTTNYKSSSCTSISSPANIQPFFSQVESMNDTEAFPSFPNNNNNNEEMCLNLDQHVLLSPPRLCSPIALCHQENGCHQHVDDLFDILIQRGEISENFKASPDPVLERLRPNTPLSSSSSPLSLSRPPDMPFKTFILQPQLPSIKAHINCDTGGGRLEDFLESTTGKPLLGVEPGGPTTLIVDLHNQMLSTPSILDHPRSPMDTCDISFSSHSPSDLIDSAPDPMEWMELGMGGAGGEGPGMVHMNGHESSSLFSTDFLDTSDLNWSSL, from the exons ATGGCGACTATTTGGGAGGATTCAGGTCCAGGTGCCCCGACTGATGCCACAGGCTCCGCCTCCAGTCCACAGAGTGATGCTGTAACCAATGAGCTGCAAGAACTGTCTCTTCAGCCCGCCCCCAACTTACTTCCTATTCATGAGAGGAAAAATG TGCTCCAACTAAAACTTCAGCAGAGACGGACTCGAGAAGAGCTGGTTAACCAGGGGATCATGCCAC CGCTGAAAAGTTCTGCATCCTTTCACGAGCAGAGACGAAGTTTAGAACGAGCTCGG ACCGAGGACTACCTGAAGAGAAAGATCCGCAGTCGTCCAGAGAGGTCAGAGCTGGTCAGGATGCACATTCTTGAAG AGACGTCAGCAGAGCCGTCTCTTCAGGCCAAGCAGCTTCTGCTGAAACGAGCTCGACTAGCCGACGATCTGAACGATAAAATCTCCCAGCGGCCCGGTCCGATGGAGCTCATTCACAAAAACATCCTGCCAGTGGACAGCAGCCTCAAACAAGCCATCAGAG AGACTGAGTTTCCAAAAGTAGAAGTGGAGAACTCTTCATTCGACGAGGAAAGCAGTGACGCATTCTCACCAGAGCTGACCCTCCATCAGGACTCTCCCCTCGGCCAAGGACACTTACCTTCCCCCCCTGAGATACCGGCCAGTGAAAACACACCCAAACAG gtcccacctcctcctcctcctcctccacagcTGCCAAACACCGCTGGTCCTGCCCCTCAGCAGAAACTAGCCAATGGGACAACAGGCCACAAGCAAGCTCCTGCACTACAAAAG GGTGGTAAAGTGGGTAGTGAGCGCCCTGTTCAGCGCTCTAAGAAGGTGAGAGAGAACAAACCCAAAGTGAAGAAGCTGAAGTATCACCAGTATATTCCTCCGGACCAGAAAGCCGAGCGTGAGCCTCCACCTCTGCTCGACTCCTCGTATGCCAAACTCCTCTATCAACAGCAGCTCTTCCTCCAGCTGCAGATCATCAACCAACAGCAGCAAAACTACAACTACCACACCATCCTGCCTGCGCCACCCAA GTCATCTTCTGATCAGCAGCCTCTTTCAACCAATGGCTCATCGCCATCCAAAAATGACATGCCTCCTCAATCAACATCCACCAATCTGTCTGGCCAGAATCAGCACATCACTGCATTTAAAACAGGACCTCTGCCTCCCAACCTGGATGAGCTAAAG GTGGCAGAGCTGAAGCAGGAGTTAAAACTGCGGGGCTTAACTGTCTCAGGCACCAAAAATGATCTTATTGAGCGGCTGAAGAATTTTCAGGAGCAGAACGGTGCTTCTTCTAAAACCAGCACACCATCACCCCCTGTAGTGGGAGGAGTCTCTTCCTCCACCCAATCAACAGGCAGGAGCAGGGTGGTTGCTTCCGTCCCATTGGTCACGACTGCAGAAAGGGGTGAAGCTCAGATGACAGCGCCTCAGATAAAGCAGTTTGGCAGCACCAGCTCCTCCCCTCCGGTTTCCCCCGCCCACTCAGAGCGCTCTTCGACTGGAATGAGCCCAGATGAAATAAGCAGTAATGGGGATGCTTTTGGGGAAATG GTGACATCTCCCCTTACCCAGCTCTCCTTGCAAACTTCTCCTCCTCTCCCCTCCACGATCTGCATTAAAGAGGAGCCCGGCAGCTGGACGTCTCCGTCCTCCTGCTGTCTGGGGTCCCAGTCTGCAGCGCCCGCGATAGACAAGGACCAGATGCTGCAGGAGAAGGACCGGCGCATCCAGGAGCTCACACGCATGCTGTTGCAGAAGCAGCAGCTGGTCGAATCTCTGCGCTCGCAGCTGGAGGGCAAACAGGTGGGTCTGCCGCTCCTTCCTGGTGTCACTATGGAGGCGGTCAGGGTGACCGTAAAGGAAGAGGTCAGAGAGGTGATTGAAGACAGCGAGATGGTGACAGGGCCGCCGGTATTCCCACAGGCGGGGCAGATGCAGACGCAGAGGATGGCGGCTGCGCTGGAGGTGGAGCAGGACCGGCAGCAGCAGCTCATAATGCAACAGAATCAGCGCAACCTGCAGCGCCAAGCACATCAGAGGAAGAGGAAATCACAGAAACAACAGCTCAACCAACAAAAACAA ttggctCAAGCACTTACCAACCAGCAGTCAAGTCCTGTTCCTTCATTCCCAGTGGACGTACTGAAATCAACCTCCACCCCCACCATAGTGACCGACAGAAATGGCAACCAGTTCCTGCTAACACTGTCCAATCAAAACGCAGAGGCGCCTGCCAGAGGACGCCGCGCCCAGAGCAAA agGCTGCAGTCTACACCCATCATGTTAGCCAACAAGTCAGTGACTGAAGTGCTTAACAATAACAACCAATCTGAACAGCCCATACAAACCGTCATTCTGAAACAGCCAATCAAAAAG GCATTAAAGCCAGACCTAAATATGACGACCAATTACAAATCATCCAGCTGCACATCCATCTCATCACCAGCCAATATCCAACCATTCTTCTCTCAAGTGGAATCCATGAACGACACCGAGGCCTTCCCCTCATttcccaacaacaacaacaacaac GAGGAGATGTGTTTGAATTTGGACCAGCATGTTTTGCTCTCTCCTCCCCGCTTGTGTTCGCCCATAGCTCTTTGTCATCAG GAGAATGGCTGTCACCAGCACGTTGATGACCTTTTTGACATCCTAATTCAACGTGGAG AAATCTCAGAGAATTTCAAAGCCAGCCCTGATCCTGTTCTCGAAAGGCTTCGGCCGAACACGCCTCTTTCCTCAAGCTCCTCCCCTCTCAGTCTTTCCCGTCCTCCTGATATGCCCTTCAAAACTTTCATTTTACAACCTCAGCTTCCTTCAATTAAGGCGCACATCAACTGTGACACAGGAGGGGGGCGTCTTGAAGATTTCCTGGAAAGCACTACTGGCAAACCTTTGCTGGGAGTGGAGCCAGGAGGACCGACGACGCTTATTGTTGACCTCCACAACCAAATGCTCAGCACACCGAGTATCCTAGACCACCCACGTTCACCAATGGATACGTGTGACATAAGTTTTTCCAGTCACTCGCCTTCAGATCTGATAGACTCCGCCCCCGATCCAATGGAATGGATGGAGCTCGGAATGGGCGGGGCTGGAGGGGAGGGGCCTGGGATGGTACATATGAATGGACACGAGTCCTCTAGCTTATTTTCCACAGACTTTCTGGACACTTCTGATCTGAATTGGTCCAGCTTATAG
- the LOC127945462 gene encoding myocardin-related transcription factor A isoform X7, whose protein sequence is MATIWEDSGPGAPTDATGSASSPQSDAVTNELQELSLQPAPNLLPIHERKNVLQLKLQQRRTREELVNQGIMPPLKSSASFHEQRRSLERARTEDYLKRKIRSRPERSELVRMHILEETSAEPSLQAKQLLLKRARLADDLNDKISQRPGPMELIHKNILPVDSSLKQAIRETEFPKVEVENSSFDEESSDAFSPELTLHQDSPLGQGHLPSPPEIPASENTPKQVPPPPPPPPQLPNTAGPAPQQKLANGTTGHKQAPALQKGGKVGSERPVQRSKKVRENKPKVKKLKYHQYIPPDQKAEREPPPLLDSSYAKLLYQQQLFLQLQIINQQQQNYNYHTILPAPPKSSSDQQPLSTNGSSPSKNDMPPQSTSTNLSGQNQHITAFKTGPLPPNLDELKVAELKQELKLRGLTVSGTKNDLIERLKNFQEQNGASSKTSTPSPPVVGGVSSSTQSTGRSRVVASVPLVTTAERGEAQMTAPQIKQFGSTSSSPPVSPAHSERSSTGMSPDEISSNGDAFGEMVTSPLTQLSLQTSPPLPSTICIKEEPGSWTSPSSCCLGSQSAAPAIDKDQMLQEKDRRIQELTRMLLQKQQLVESLRSQLEGKQVGLPLLPGVTMEAVRVTVKEEVREVIEDSEMVTGPPVFPQAGQMQTQRMAAALEVEQDRQQQLIMQQNQRNLQRQAHQRKRKSQKQQLNQQKQLAQALTNQQSSPVPSFPVDVLKSTSTPTIVTDRNGNQFLLTLSNQNAEAPARGRRAQSKRLQSTPIMLANKSVTEVLNNNNQSEQPIQTVILKQPIKKALKPDLNMTTNYKSSSCTSISSPANIQPFFSQVESMNDTEAFPSFPNNNNNNENGCHQHVDDLFDILIQRGEISENFKASPDPVLERLRPNTPLSSSSSPLSLSRPPDMPFKTFILQPQLPSIKAHINCDTGGGRLEDFLESTTGKPLLGVEPGGPTTLIVDLHNQMLSTPSILDHPRSPMDTCDISFSSHSPSDLIDSAPDPMEWMELGMGGAGGEGPGMVHMNGHESSSLFSTDFLDTSDLNWSSL, encoded by the exons ATGGCGACTATTTGGGAGGATTCAGGTCCAGGTGCCCCGACTGATGCCACAGGCTCCGCCTCCAGTCCACAGAGTGATGCTGTAACCAATGAGCTGCAAGAACTGTCTCTTCAGCCCGCCCCCAACTTACTTCCTATTCATGAGAGGAAAAATG TGCTCCAACTAAAACTTCAGCAGAGACGGACTCGAGAAGAGCTGGTTAACCAGGGGATCATGCCAC CGCTGAAAAGTTCTGCATCCTTTCACGAGCAGAGACGAAGTTTAGAACGAGCTCGG ACCGAGGACTACCTGAAGAGAAAGATCCGCAGTCGTCCAGAGAGGTCAGAGCTGGTCAGGATGCACATTCTTGAAG AGACGTCAGCAGAGCCGTCTCTTCAGGCCAAGCAGCTTCTGCTGAAACGAGCTCGACTAGCCGACGATCTGAACGATAAAATCTCCCAGCGGCCCGGTCCGATGGAGCTCATTCACAAAAACATCCTGCCAGTGGACAGCAGCCTCAAACAAGCCATCAGAG AGACTGAGTTTCCAAAAGTAGAAGTGGAGAACTCTTCATTCGACGAGGAAAGCAGTGACGCATTCTCACCAGAGCTGACCCTCCATCAGGACTCTCCCCTCGGCCAAGGACACTTACCTTCCCCCCCTGAGATACCGGCCAGTGAAAACACACCCAAACAG gtcccacctcctcctcctcctcctccacagcTGCCAAACACCGCTGGTCCTGCCCCTCAGCAGAAACTAGCCAATGGGACAACAGGCCACAAGCAAGCTCCTGCACTACAAAAG GGTGGTAAAGTGGGTAGTGAGCGCCCTGTTCAGCGCTCTAAGAAGGTGAGAGAGAACAAACCCAAAGTGAAGAAGCTGAAGTATCACCAGTATATTCCTCCGGACCAGAAAGCCGAGCGTGAGCCTCCACCTCTGCTCGACTCCTCGTATGCCAAACTCCTCTATCAACAGCAGCTCTTCCTCCAGCTGCAGATCATCAACCAACAGCAGCAAAACTACAACTACCACACCATCCTGCCTGCGCCACCCAA GTCATCTTCTGATCAGCAGCCTCTTTCAACCAATGGCTCATCGCCATCCAAAAATGACATGCCTCCTCAATCAACATCCACCAATCTGTCTGGCCAGAATCAGCACATCACTGCATTTAAAACAGGACCTCTGCCTCCCAACCTGGATGAGCTAAAG GTGGCAGAGCTGAAGCAGGAGTTAAAACTGCGGGGCTTAACTGTCTCAGGCACCAAAAATGATCTTATTGAGCGGCTGAAGAATTTTCAGGAGCAGAACGGTGCTTCTTCTAAAACCAGCACACCATCACCCCCTGTAGTGGGAGGAGTCTCTTCCTCCACCCAATCAACAGGCAGGAGCAGGGTGGTTGCTTCCGTCCCATTGGTCACGACTGCAGAAAGGGGTGAAGCTCAGATGACAGCGCCTCAGATAAAGCAGTTTGGCAGCACCAGCTCCTCCCCTCCGGTTTCCCCCGCCCACTCAGAGCGCTCTTCGACTGGAATGAGCCCAGATGAAATAAGCAGTAATGGGGATGCTTTTGGGGAAATG GTGACATCTCCCCTTACCCAGCTCTCCTTGCAAACTTCTCCTCCTCTCCCCTCCACGATCTGCATTAAAGAGGAGCCCGGCAGCTGGACGTCTCCGTCCTCCTGCTGTCTGGGGTCCCAGTCTGCAGCGCCCGCGATAGACAAGGACCAGATGCTGCAGGAGAAGGACCGGCGCATCCAGGAGCTCACACGCATGCTGTTGCAGAAGCAGCAGCTGGTCGAATCTCTGCGCTCGCAGCTGGAGGGCAAACAGGTGGGTCTGCCGCTCCTTCCTGGTGTCACTATGGAGGCGGTCAGGGTGACCGTAAAGGAAGAGGTCAGAGAGGTGATTGAAGACAGCGAGATGGTGACAGGGCCGCCGGTATTCCCACAGGCGGGGCAGATGCAGACGCAGAGGATGGCGGCTGCGCTGGAGGTGGAGCAGGACCGGCAGCAGCAGCTCATAATGCAACAGAATCAGCGCAACCTGCAGCGCCAAGCACATCAGAGGAAGAGGAAATCACAGAAACAACAGCTCAACCAACAAAAACAA ttggctCAAGCACTTACCAACCAGCAGTCAAGTCCTGTTCCTTCATTCCCAGTGGACGTACTGAAATCAACCTCCACCCCCACCATAGTGACCGACAGAAATGGCAACCAGTTCCTGCTAACACTGTCCAATCAAAACGCAGAGGCGCCTGCCAGAGGACGCCGCGCCCAGAGCAAA agGCTGCAGTCTACACCCATCATGTTAGCCAACAAGTCAGTGACTGAAGTGCTTAACAATAACAACCAATCTGAACAGCCCATACAAACCGTCATTCTGAAACAGCCAATCAAAAAG GCATTAAAGCCAGACCTAAATATGACGACCAATTACAAATCATCCAGCTGCACATCCATCTCATCACCAGCCAATATCCAACCATTCTTCTCTCAAGTGGAATCCATGAACGACACCGAGGCCTTCCCCTCATttcccaacaacaacaacaacaac GAGAATGGCTGTCACCAGCACGTTGATGACCTTTTTGACATCCTAATTCAACGTGGAG AAATCTCAGAGAATTTCAAAGCCAGCCCTGATCCTGTTCTCGAAAGGCTTCGGCCGAACACGCCTCTTTCCTCAAGCTCCTCCCCTCTCAGTCTTTCCCGTCCTCCTGATATGCCCTTCAAAACTTTCATTTTACAACCTCAGCTTCCTTCAATTAAGGCGCACATCAACTGTGACACAGGAGGGGGGCGTCTTGAAGATTTCCTGGAAAGCACTACTGGCAAACCTTTGCTGGGAGTGGAGCCAGGAGGACCGACGACGCTTATTGTTGACCTCCACAACCAAATGCTCAGCACACCGAGTATCCTAGACCACCCACGTTCACCAATGGATACGTGTGACATAAGTTTTTCCAGTCACTCGCCTTCAGATCTGATAGACTCCGCCCCCGATCCAATGGAATGGATGGAGCTCGGAATGGGCGGGGCTGGAGGGGAGGGGCCTGGGATGGTACATATGAATGGACACGAGTCCTCTAGCTTATTTTCCACAGACTTTCTGGACACTTCTGATCTGAATTGGTCCAGCTTATAG